From a region of the Ficedula albicollis isolate OC2 chromosome 1A, FicAlb1.5, whole genome shotgun sequence genome:
- the GGA1 gene encoding ADP-ribosylation factor-binding protein GGA1 isoform X1 translates to MEPETLEARINKATNPLNKDLDWDGINAFCEQLNKELEGPPLATRLLAHKIQSPQEWEAIQALTVLESCMKSCGKRFHDEVGKFRFLNELIKVVSPKYLGSRTSEKVKSKILELMYSWTLGLPHEVKISEAYQMLKKQGIVKCDPKLPDDAPFPPPPPRPKNIIFDDEEKSKTLARLLKSSHPEDLRAANKLIKEMVQEDQKRMEKISKRVNAIEEVNNNVKLLTEMVTNYSKGETTESNEDLMKELYQRCERMRPMLFRLASDTEDNDEALAEILQANDNLTQVINLYKQLVRGEEINGETVASPLRGSTSALLDLSGLELPATCPSYPALPTLSGGSAVPVPDQAGSVSLLDDELMSLGLNDPAPHSVQASDSSGWNSFQSSDSNELSITPIMATPPVKADAGASSPKPSPSSSGLDDLDLLGKTLLQQSLPPESQQVRWEKQQPPPRLTLRDLQNRSSSGTTAHNPSAPPVLQSISPNPTLPLTSELPAPATLLKAATTPAGSTAVPPQPPATVLPQEISLANITVPLESIKPSSILPVTVYDQHGFRVLFHFAKDALPERPDVLVVVISMLSTAPQPIRNIVFQSAVPKIMKVKLQPPSGTELPAFNPIVHPSAITQVLLLANPQKEKVRLRYKLTFTMGEQTYNEIGDVDQFPPPESWGNL, encoded by the exons ATGGAGCCCGAGACGCTGGAGGCGCGCATCA ACAAAGCCACAAACCCCCTGAACAAGGACCTGGACTGGGATGGTATCAATGCGTTCTGTGAACAGCTCAATAAGGAGCTAGAGGG TCCTCCACTTGCCACCCGGCTTCTTGCCCACAAGATCCAGTCTCCACAGGAATGGGAAGCTATCCAGGCCCTCACG GTGCTGGAGTCCTGCATGAAGAGCTGTGGCAAACGCTTCCACGATGAGGTGGGCAAGTTCCGCTTCCTCAATGAGCTCATCAAGGTGGTGTCCCCTAAG TATCTTGGCAGTCGGACGTCTGAAAAAGTGAAGTCAAAGATCCTGGAGCTGATGTACAGCTGGACATTAGGGCTGCCTCATGAGGTGAAGATATCAGAAGCCTACCAGATGCTGAAGAAGCAAG GGATTGTGAAATGTGACCCAAAACTTCCAGATGATGCTCCTTtcccaccacctcctcctcGACCCAAGAACATCATCTTTGATGATGAAGAAAAATCCAAG ACACTGGCTCGCCTCCTGAAGAGTTCCCACCCTGAGGATCTCCGGGCTGCCAACAAGCTCATCAAGGAGATGGTTCAGGAG GACCAAAAGCGCATGGAGAAGATCTCCAAGAGGGTGAATGCCATTGAGGAGGTGAACAACAATGTGAAGCTGCTGACAGAGATGGTGACAAACTACAGCAAGGGGGAGACAACAGAAAGCAATGAGGACCTAATGAAG GAGCTGTATCAACGCTGTGAGCGCATGAGGCCCATGCTCTTCCGGCTGGCCAGTGACACAGAAGACAATGATGAAGCTCTAG CGGAGATTCTGCAGGCCAATGACAATCTGACCCAGGTGATCAATCTCTACAAGCAGCTTGTACGGGGAGAAGAGATCAATGGGGAGACGGTGGCCAGTCCCCTTCGAG gCAGCACCTCAGCACTTCTAGATCTGTCTGGCCTGGAGCTTCCAGCAACATGCCCTTCCTACCCAGCCTTGCCCACGCTTTCAGGTGGCTCAGCAGTCCCCGTGCCTGACCAAGCTGGCTCTGTCTCTTTGCTGGATGATGAACTCATGTCTTTAG GCCTGAATGACCCAGCACCACATTCTGTCCAGgccagtgacagcagtggctgGAACAGCTTCCAG TCATCAGACAGCAATGAGCTCAGTATCACCCCTATCATGGCAACACCACCAGTTAAAGCAGATGCTGGTGCATCCTCCCCCAAACCATCTCCTAGCAGCAGTGGCCTGGATGACCTGGACCTCCTGGGCaagacactgctgcagcagtCTTTGCCTCCAGAATCTCAACAAGTGCGATG ggagaagcagcagccaccCCCTCGGCTCACCCTGAGGGATCTGCagaacaggagcagctctggcaccacAGCCCACAATCCCAGTGCTCCGCCTGTGCTCCAGAGTATTTCCCCTAACCCCACGCTGCCCCTGacctcagagctgcctgcccctgctACACTTCTAAAAGCTGCCACCACACCAGCAGGAAGTACTGCAGTCCCACCACAGCCTCCTGCCACTGTGCTGCCCCAGGAGATCTCGCTGGCCAACATCACTGTGCCTCTGGAGTCAATCAAACCCA GCAGCATCCTCCCGGTGACAGTGTATGATCAGCATGGCTTCCGTGTCCTCTTCCACTTTGCTAAGGATGCCCTGCCTGAGAGGCCTGATGTGCTTGTGGTGGTGATTTCTATGCTTAGCACGGCCCCGCAGCCCATCCGCAATATTGTCTTTCAGTCTGCTGTCCCCAAG ATAATGAAGGTGAAGTTACAGCCTCcctcaggcacagagctgccagcattCAATCCCATCGTCCACCCCAGTGCCATCACCCAAGTCCTGCTGCTCGCTAACCCACAGAAG GAGAAAGTGAGGCTACGGTACAAACTGACCTTCACCATGGGAGAGCAAACCTACAATGAAATTGGGGATGTGGACCAGTTTCCCCCACCAGAATCCTGGGGAAACCTCTAG
- the GGA1 gene encoding ADP-ribosylation factor-binding protein GGA1 isoform X2, whose translation MKSCGKRFHDEVGKFRFLNELIKVVSPKYLGSRTSEKVKSKILELMYSWTLGLPHEVKISEAYQMLKKQGIVKCDPKLPDDAPFPPPPPRPKNIIFDDEEKSKTLARLLKSSHPEDLRAANKLIKEMVQEDQKRMEKISKRVNAIEEVNNNVKLLTEMVTNYSKGETTESNEDLMKELYQRCERMRPMLFRLASDTEDNDEALAEILQANDNLTQVINLYKQLVRGEEINGETVASPLRGSTSALLDLSGLELPATCPSYPALPTLSGGSAVPVPDQAGSVSLLDDELMSLGLNDPAPHSVQASDSSGWNSFQSSDSNELSITPIMATPPVKADAGASSPKPSPSSSGLDDLDLLGKTLLQQSLPPESQQVRWEKQQPPPRLTLRDLQNRSSSGTTAHNPSAPPVLQSISPNPTLPLTSELPAPATLLKAATTPAGSTAVPPQPPATVLPQEISLANITVPLESIKPSSILPVTVYDQHGFRVLFHFAKDALPERPDVLVVVISMLSTAPQPIRNIVFQSAVPKIMKVKLQPPSGTELPAFNPIVHPSAITQVLLLANPQKEKVRLRYKLTFTMGEQTYNEIGDVDQFPPPESWGNL comes from the exons ATGAAGAGCTGTGGCAAACGCTTCCACGATGAGGTGGGCAAGTTCCGCTTCCTCAATGAGCTCATCAAGGTGGTGTCCCCTAAG TATCTTGGCAGTCGGACGTCTGAAAAAGTGAAGTCAAAGATCCTGGAGCTGATGTACAGCTGGACATTAGGGCTGCCTCATGAGGTGAAGATATCAGAAGCCTACCAGATGCTGAAGAAGCAAG GGATTGTGAAATGTGACCCAAAACTTCCAGATGATGCTCCTTtcccaccacctcctcctcGACCCAAGAACATCATCTTTGATGATGAAGAAAAATCCAAG ACACTGGCTCGCCTCCTGAAGAGTTCCCACCCTGAGGATCTCCGGGCTGCCAACAAGCTCATCAAGGAGATGGTTCAGGAG GACCAAAAGCGCATGGAGAAGATCTCCAAGAGGGTGAATGCCATTGAGGAGGTGAACAACAATGTGAAGCTGCTGACAGAGATGGTGACAAACTACAGCAAGGGGGAGACAACAGAAAGCAATGAGGACCTAATGAAG GAGCTGTATCAACGCTGTGAGCGCATGAGGCCCATGCTCTTCCGGCTGGCCAGTGACACAGAAGACAATGATGAAGCTCTAG CGGAGATTCTGCAGGCCAATGACAATCTGACCCAGGTGATCAATCTCTACAAGCAGCTTGTACGGGGAGAAGAGATCAATGGGGAGACGGTGGCCAGTCCCCTTCGAG gCAGCACCTCAGCACTTCTAGATCTGTCTGGCCTGGAGCTTCCAGCAACATGCCCTTCCTACCCAGCCTTGCCCACGCTTTCAGGTGGCTCAGCAGTCCCCGTGCCTGACCAAGCTGGCTCTGTCTCTTTGCTGGATGATGAACTCATGTCTTTAG GCCTGAATGACCCAGCACCACATTCTGTCCAGgccagtgacagcagtggctgGAACAGCTTCCAG TCATCAGACAGCAATGAGCTCAGTATCACCCCTATCATGGCAACACCACCAGTTAAAGCAGATGCTGGTGCATCCTCCCCCAAACCATCTCCTAGCAGCAGTGGCCTGGATGACCTGGACCTCCTGGGCaagacactgctgcagcagtCTTTGCCTCCAGAATCTCAACAAGTGCGATG ggagaagcagcagccaccCCCTCGGCTCACCCTGAGGGATCTGCagaacaggagcagctctggcaccacAGCCCACAATCCCAGTGCTCCGCCTGTGCTCCAGAGTATTTCCCCTAACCCCACGCTGCCCCTGacctcagagctgcctgcccctgctACACTTCTAAAAGCTGCCACCACACCAGCAGGAAGTACTGCAGTCCCACCACAGCCTCCTGCCACTGTGCTGCCCCAGGAGATCTCGCTGGCCAACATCACTGTGCCTCTGGAGTCAATCAAACCCA GCAGCATCCTCCCGGTGACAGTGTATGATCAGCATGGCTTCCGTGTCCTCTTCCACTTTGCTAAGGATGCCCTGCCTGAGAGGCCTGATGTGCTTGTGGTGGTGATTTCTATGCTTAGCACGGCCCCGCAGCCCATCCGCAATATTGTCTTTCAGTCTGCTGTCCCCAAG ATAATGAAGGTGAAGTTACAGCCTCcctcaggcacagagctgccagcattCAATCCCATCGTCCACCCCAGTGCCATCACCCAAGTCCTGCTGCTCGCTAACCCACAGAAG GAGAAAGTGAGGCTACGGTACAAACTGACCTTCACCATGGGAGAGCAAACCTACAATGAAATTGGGGATGTGGACCAGTTTCCCCCACCAGAATCCTGGGGAAACCTCTAG